In one window of Pseudochaenichthys georgianus chromosome 5, fPseGeo1.2, whole genome shotgun sequence DNA:
- the slc6a11b gene encoding sodium- and chloride-dependent GABA transporter 3 produces the protein MTAEKSGPVINGKPEDGRDPEGSSSSIEKGPYNERGQWNNKIEFFLSVAGEIIGLGNVWRFPYLCYKNGGGAFFVPYVIFFVCCGIPVFFLETAMGQFTTEGGITCWRKICPLFEGIGYATQVIQAYLNVYYVVILAWAIFYLFNCFTTELPWAACGHYWNTENCADSYGENATNITNSNSTSPVIEFWERRVLKISDGIEHMGGMRWELAMCLALAWFICYFCIWKGPKSTGKVVYVTATFPYAMLLVLLVRGVTLPGAWTGIKFYLYPDMSRLSDPQVWVDAGTQIFFSYAICLGCLTALGSYNSYNNNCYKDCLMLCCLNSGTSFVAGFAIFSVLGFMAYEQGVPIEAVAESGPGLAFIAYPKAVTMMPLSPLWAGLFFLMLIFLGLDSQFVCVESLVTAVVDMYPDTFRRGYRREYLILGMSVVSFLVGLIMCMEGGMYVFQLFDSYAASGMCLLFVAIFESICIGWVYGSDRFYLNIEDMIGFKPVFFIKWCWMILTPGICAGIFLFFLIKYKPLKYNNVYTYPDWGYGIGWFMAMSSMVCIPLGMIWKIATTPGTFAERMKKLTTPSPDLKMRGKLNALSPYAANDAKLKVDAKVSTISEKETHF, from the exons ATGACAGCTGAGAAGAGCGGGCCCGTTATAAACGGTAAACCAGAAGATGGCAGAGACCCGGAAGGGTCCAGCTCAAGTATAGAGAAGGGGCCGTACAATGAGAGGGGCCAGTGGAACAACAAGATCGAGTTTTTCCTGTCTGTGGCTGGAGAGATCATCGGGCTGGGCAACGTCTGGAGGTTTCCTTACCTCTGCTACAAGAATGGAGGAG GTGCGTTCTTCGTCCCATATGTCATCTTCTTTGTGTGCTGCGGTATACCCGTGTTTTTCCTGGAAACTGCCATGGGTCAGTTCACCACTGAGGGAGGCATCACCTGCTGGAGGAAAATCTGCCCGCTGTTTGAGG GTATTGGCTATGCAACGCAGGTGATTCAAGCTTATCTAAACGTGTACTATGTAGTGATCCTTGCCTGGGCCATCTTCTACCTCTTCAACTGCTTCACCACCGAGCTGCCGTGGGCGGCCTGCGGTCACTACTGGAACACAG AGAACTGTGCCGACAGCTATGGAGAAAATGCCACCAACATTACAAACTCCAACTCAACCTCTCCAGTCATTGAGTTCTGGGA ACGCAGAGTTCTGAAAATATCAGATGGTATTGAGCACATGGGGGGAATGCGCTGGGAGCTGGCCATGTGTCTGGCGCTGGCCTGGTTCATCTGCTACTTCTGCATCTGGAAGGGACCCAAGTCAACTGGCAAG GTTGTGTATGTGACAGCTACCTTTCCTTACGCCATGCTGTTGGTCCTGCTGGTCAGAGGAGTGACGCTGCCAGGAGCGTGGACGGGGATCAAGTTCTACCTCTACCCGGACATGTCCCGTCTCTCTGACCCTCAG GTATGGGTAGATGCTGGAACCCAAATCTTCTTCTCCTATGCCATCTGCTTGGGTTGTCTCACTGCTCTGGGAAGTTACAATTCCTACAACAATAACTGCTACAA GGACTGCCTCATGCTGTGTTGTTTAAACAGCGGCACCAGTTTCGTAGCAGGTTTTGCTATCTTCTCTGTGCTGGGCTTTATGGCCTACGAACAAGGTGTTCCCATCGAAGCTGTGGCAGAGTCTG GTCCTGGTCTTGCATTCATTGCATACCCCAAGGCTGTTACTATGATGCCTCTGTCTCCGCTTTGGGCCGGCCTCTTCTTCCTGATGCTCATCTTCCTCGGTCTGGACAGTCAG tTCGTGTGTGTGGAGAGTTTAGTGACAGCTGTGGTGGACATGTACCCAGATACCTTCAGGAGAGGCTATCGCAGAGAGTATCTGATCCTGGGCATGTCCGTAGTCTCCTTCCTCGTAGGACTTATCATGTGTATGGAA GGCGGAATGTACGTCTTCCAGCTGTTTGACTCCTACGCTGCCAGCGGGATGTGTTTGCTGTTTGTGGCCATATTTGAGTCCATATGTATCGGCTGGGTGTATG GTAGTGACAGATTCTACCTCAATATTGAGGACATGATTGGCTTCAAACCCGTCTTCTTCATCAAATGGTGTTGGATGATCCTGACCCCAGGCATCTGCGCT GGCATTTTCCTGTTCTTCCTGATTAAGTACAAACCGCTGAAGTACAACAACGTGTACACCTATCCTGACTGGGGCTATGGTATCGGCTGGTTCATGGCCATGTCCTCGATGGTCTGCATCCCTCTGGGAATGATCTGGAAGATCGCGACGACTCCTGGCACCTTTGCTGAG aggatgaagaagttgACGACTCCCAGCCCCGACCTGAAGATGAGAGGGAAGCTCAACGCCCTCAGCCCTTACGCTGCCAACGATGCAAAACTCAAGGTTGATGCGAAAGTATCCACCATCTCAGAGAAAGAGACGCATTTCTAA